The Chloroherpetonaceae bacterium genome window below encodes:
- a CDS encoding YihY/virulence factor BrkB family protein, with product MKNAIRVLKIFAKKFTSSDSAGLAAEMSYSLILSLFPLLLLFVSILSMWQSPGAIASLSRVLGAILPPDIHQPIDKTIQSILRESDKSLLTLSLIFSLFSIFTVFNVVIKAMERIYEVKQRLKFFSRIRISIELGLIIGISFLIVFNLLIFGYEVEEFLVNEWKWLWAKTAFQIIKFPIAFLVMVYSALMVYKFSLRVGQKLECVIPGAFVMALLWTVLNANFGLYLQYQRFGTYTQFVKLIVLPLWMYANAMVFLIGAHINWMFYTNILQPEMFKRKKVPRTSRTARTNS from the coding sequence ATGAAAAACGCGATTCGTGTCTTAAAAATATTTGCCAAAAAATTTACAAGCAGCGATAGTGCCGGCCTTGCTGCAGAAATGTCCTACAGTTTAATTCTTTCCCTTTTTCCACTTCTTTTACTTTTTGTTTCAATATTAAGTATGTGGCAATCTCCCGGTGCGATTGCCTCCCTCTCACGCGTATTGGGGGCAATTCTTCCACCCGATATTCATCAACCAATCGATAAAACTATTCAATCCATACTTCGAGAATCCGATAAAAGCTTACTTACTTTAAGTTTGATTTTCTCACTCTTTTCAATATTTACCGTGTTTAATGTAGTGATTAAAGCAATGGAAAGAATCTATGAAGTAAAGCAACGCCTAAAATTTTTTTCAAGAATTCGAATCTCTATCGAGTTAGGTCTGATTATTGGCATTTCATTTCTCATCGTGTTTAATCTTCTCATTTTTGGGTATGAAGTCGAAGAATTTTTAGTGAATGAATGGAAATGGTTGTGGGCAAAGACAGCTTTTCAAATCATAAAATTCCCGATTGCTTTCTTGGTAATGGTTTACTCCGCCCTTATGGTCTATAAATTTTCATTGCGAGTAGGTCAAAAATTAGAATGCGTAATTCCCGGTGCTTTTGTGATGGCGTTGCTTTGGACAGTGTTGAACGCCAATTTTGGTCTTTATCTGCAATATCAAAGGTTTGGAACATACACTCAATTTGTTAAACTCATAGTACTTCCACTTTGGATGTACGCCAATGCGATGGTTTTTTTGATTGGGGCTCATATCAATTGGATGTTTTACACCAATATTCTTCAACCTGAAATGTTTAAGCGAAAAAAAGTACCTCGAACATCACGAACAGCAAGAACAAATTCATAA
- the ispF gene encoding 2-C-methyl-D-erythritol 2,4-cyclodiphosphate synthase, with protein sequence MFRVGIGIDTHQLVEGRKLIIGGVEIPHERGLLGHSDADVLLHAICDALLGAAALGDIGKHFPNNNPAYKDIDSMLLTKKVKRLLENQGYKPVNIDAMLLLEAPKIAPFILQMRKNISKALELELDAVSVKATTNETLGYVGRKEGATAHAVCLIEKISAK encoded by the coding sequence ATGTTTAGAGTCGGAATTGGAATTGATACACATCAATTGGTGGAGGGAAGAAAGTTGATTATTGGGGGCGTTGAAATCCCGCATGAAAGGGGGCTGCTTGGTCATAGCGATGCTGATGTGCTTCTTCATGCCATTTGCGATGCGCTCTTGGGTGCCGCAGCGTTGGGAGATATAGGAAAGCACTTCCCAAATAATAACCCGGCCTATAAAGACATTGATAGTATGCTCCTTACCAAAAAAGTGAAAAGACTACTTGAAAATCAGGGGTATAAACCTGTAAATATTGACGCTATGCTCTTATTGGAAGCGCCAAAAATTGCTCCCTTTATTCTTCAAATGAGAAAAAATATCTCGAAAGCACTTGAATTAGAACTTGATGCTGTTTCAGTAAAAGCAACAACCAACGAGACCTTGGGTTATGTTGGAAGAAAAGAAGGGGCAACAGCACATGCTGTCTGTTTAATTGAAAAAATATCTGCGAAGTGA
- a CDS encoding isocitrate dehydrogenase (NAD(+)), with the protein MSHTVTLLAGDGIGPEITKSVLRIIEASGVKINWEQHLAGKLAVEKYGDALPDAVLESIKRNKVALKGPLTTEVGKGFKSVNVQLRKSLNLYSNLRPVKSIPGTRARYTNVDIVVVRENTESLYAGIENEIAPGVVQASKIITKDASTRIAKFAFDYAAKNGRKKVTAVHKANIMKLADGLFLKCCQEIAKDYPSIQYNEVIVDNCCMQLVTNPLQFDVMVMENLYGDIVSDLCAGLVGGLGVVPGANIGTEASVFEAVHGSAPDIAGKGIANPTAMLLSALMMLEHLGETTAAQKIMNSVYRVLGEGKVVTQDLRGTATTEEFTNEIIRFLI; encoded by the coding sequence ATGAGTCATACCGTGACCTTGCTTGCCGGCGACGGCATCGGCCCCGAAATCACCAAATCCGTTTTGAGAATCATAGAAGCTTCAGGCGTAAAAATAAATTGGGAGCAACATCTTGCCGGAAAACTGGCTGTTGAAAAGTATGGCGATGCCCTTCCTGATGCGGTTTTGGAATCGATTAAACGAAATAAAGTTGCCTTAAAAGGGCCGCTGACAACCGAGGTTGGAAAGGGCTTTAAATCGGTTAATGTACAACTTAGAAAATCTTTAAATCTGTATTCTAACCTTCGTCCAGTTAAGTCTATTCCCGGAACAAGAGCACGCTACACCAATGTTGATATCGTGGTTGTTCGAGAAAATACAGAAAGCCTCTATGCCGGAATCGAAAATGAAATCGCGCCCGGCGTCGTCCAAGCATCAAAAATTATTACCAAAGATGCTTCAACAAGAATCGCAAAATTTGCGTTTGACTATGCTGCAAAAAATGGTAGAAAAAAGGTAACCGCCGTTCATAAAGCCAACATTATGAAACTCGCCGATGGTCTCTTTTTGAAATGCTGCCAAGAAATAGCAAAGGATTATCCTTCGATCCAATACAATGAGGTGATTGTCGATAATTGCTGCATGCAACTTGTCACAAACCCGCTCCAATTCGATGTGATGGTAATGGAAAATTTATATGGCGATATCGTCTCCGATCTTTGTGCCGGGCTTGTGGGCGGTCTTGGTGTTGTACCGGGAGCAAATATCGGTACCGAAGCCAGTGTTTTTGAAGCGGTTCACGGTTCTGCGCCAGATATAGCAGGGAAGGGAATTGCCAATCCAACTGCAATGCTTCTTTCTGCCTTGATGATGCTTGAGCACTTAGGCGAAACAACCGCCGCTCAAAAAATTATGAACTCGGTTTACCGTGTACTTGGTGAAGGTAAAGTGGTAACACAGGATTTAAGAGGTACTGCAACAACTGAAGAATTTACCAACGAAATCATTCGATTCCTGATCTAA
- a CDS encoding bifunctional UDP-3-O-[3-hydroxymyristoyl] N-acetylglucosamine deacetylase/3-hydroxyacyl-ACP dehydratase produces the protein MLNYQRTIKGDISIYGTGLHTGQDCRITFKPAPEDYGYRFVRADLPNSPEIPADIDHVVDIRRGTTIALGDAKVHTTEHVLSALYGLQIDNCRIELTGPEPPVCDGSSKAFVDALLSVGFENQSSPRNYLVIDETIQYSNPEKQIDIVALPLDDFRMTVMVDYNNPALGSQHTGLFNMEKEFATQFAPARTFCFLSEVQDLANQGLIKGGDVDNAVVIVDRKMNPDELDDLAKKISRNGARLEIGANGILNNRELRFPNEPARHKLVDLLGDLALIGMPVKAQILAARPGHAANVEFVRKLRKLVDRNKLARKFQHEKKAGVVFDPIAVQKILPHRYPFLLIDKITEFKLDEKIVAIKNVTFNEPFFQGHFPNNPVMPGVLILEAMAQSGGIMLLNGNENMDQKLVYFMGIDKARFRKPVLPGDTLVIESVMKSRRRSVCQFTSQVFVRGELVCEAELMATVVDRKETNT, from the coding sequence ATGCTCAATTATCAGAGAACCATTAAAGGAGATATTTCAATTTATGGCACAGGTCTTCATACCGGCCAAGATTGCAGGATTACATTTAAGCCGGCGCCTGAAGATTACGGTTATCGTTTCGTAAGAGCGGATTTACCAAATTCTCCTGAAATCCCTGCTGATATTGATCATGTGGTCGATATTCGAAGAGGAACAACCATTGCTTTGGGTGACGCAAAAGTACATACTACTGAGCATGTTCTCTCTGCACTTTATGGTCTTCAAATTGATAACTGTCGGATTGAGCTTACAGGACCTGAGCCGCCCGTTTGTGACGGCAGTTCAAAAGCCTTTGTTGATGCTCTTCTCTCCGTGGGTTTTGAAAATCAATCAAGCCCAAGAAATTATTTGGTCATCGATGAAACCATTCAGTACAGCAATCCTGAAAAGCAAATTGATATTGTTGCTCTGCCACTTGATGACTTTAGAATGACTGTAATGGTCGATTATAATAATCCGGCTTTGGGCTCACAGCACACCGGTCTTTTTAATATGGAAAAGGAATTTGCGACACAATTTGCTCCTGCTCGTACTTTCTGTTTCCTTTCTGAAGTTCAAGATTTGGCCAATCAAGGCCTAATTAAAGGCGGCGATGTCGATAATGCCGTCGTTATCGTGGATCGCAAAATGAACCCTGATGAACTTGATGACTTGGCAAAAAAGATTTCACGCAATGGCGCTCGCTTGGAAATTGGGGCAAATGGAATATTGAACAATCGTGAACTTCGGTTTCCTAACGAACCTGCAAGACATAAGTTAGTTGATTTACTTGGCGACTTGGCCCTAATTGGAATGCCGGTCAAAGCGCAAATTCTTGCTGCTCGCCCGGGTCATGCTGCGAATGTTGAGTTTGTCCGAAAGTTGCGAAAGCTCGTTGATCGAAATAAACTGGCTCGAAAATTTCAGCACGAAAAGAAAGCAGGCGTTGTTTTTGATCCCATCGCGGTTCAAAAAATCTTACCCCATCGTTACCCGTTTTTACTGATTGATAAGATTACCGAATTCAAACTCGATGAAAAAATTGTGGCAATCAAAAATGTCACTTTCAATGAGCCGTTCTTTCAAGGGCACTTCCCAAATAATCCAGTTATGCCGGGTGTATTAATTTTAGAGGCTATGGCACAATCCGGCGGAATCATGTTGCTTAATGGCAATGAAAATATGGATCAGAAATTGGTTTACTTTATGGGAATAGATAAAGCGCGTTTCAGAAAACCAGTGCTTCCCGGTGATACGCTCGTCATTGAATCGGTTATGAAAAGCCGAAGACGAAGTGTTTGTCAATTTACTTCTCAAGTTTTTGTGAGAGGTGAATTGGTATGTGAAGCAGAATTAATGGCAACTGTGGTTGACCGAAAAGAGACAAATACTTAA
- a CDS encoding diguanylate cyclase — MPTTSQNETIKILLVEDNKDHGFLVRNHLNSKLKYAVDIAETGEQAIAFVKENPSRFNLILLDYNLPGTNGLNILRQIQLLNRHLPIVVITGLGSEAVAVEIMKAGAKDYVIKTGEYYKALHITIDQVMEKHKFEMLNIELQQQLEERANKDFLTGVFNRHRFNDLYDHEITSARRYKRPISVALIDVDKFKQINDKYGHKMGDFALVSISEVLLQQLRNSDIIGRVGGDEFVVVMPETDKEQANLTFSRIHKKLEQFNQKGQFPCELSISVGICGSEESYENMIERADKDMYEMKQAKKSGKFQQSA, encoded by the coding sequence ATGCCGACGACATCCCAAAACGAAACGATCAAGATTTTACTTGTTGAAGACAATAAAGATCACGGATTTTTAGTCAGGAACCATTTGAATTCTAAACTTAAATACGCAGTTGATATTGCAGAAACCGGCGAGCAAGCAATTGCATTCGTTAAAGAAAATCCGTCGCGGTTCAATTTAATTTTGCTGGATTACAATCTTCCGGGTACCAACGGACTAAATATTTTACGGCAAATTCAACTTCTCAATCGACACCTCCCGATTGTAGTCATCACAGGTTTGGGTTCAGAGGCCGTGGCGGTTGAGATTATGAAAGCCGGAGCGAAGGATTATGTTATCAAAACCGGTGAATATTATAAAGCGCTTCACATTACCATTGATCAAGTAATGGAAAAGCACAAATTTGAAATGCTCAATATTGAGCTTCAGCAGCAATTAGAAGAGCGCGCCAATAAAGATTTTCTGACGGGTGTTTTCAATCGCCATCGATTTAATGATCTTTATGATCATGAAATTACGAGTGCCCGCCGTTACAAGCGCCCGATTTCTGTTGCGTTGATAGATGTTGATAAATTCAAGCAGATTAATGACAAGTATGGTCATAAGATGGGCGATTTCGCACTTGTGAGTATCAGTGAAGTATTGCTTCAGCAGTTACGAAACTCGGATATCATTGGTAGAGTCGGCGGCGATGAATTTGTGGTTGTCATGCCTGAAACCGATAAGGAACAAGCGAATCTCACCTTCTCAAGAATCCATAAAAAATTAGAGCAGTTTAATCAGAAAGGTCAATTTCCTTGTGAGTTATCAATAAGTGTTGGAATTTGCGGGAGTGAAGAATCTTACGAAAACATGATTGAGCGTGCCGATAAAGATATGTATGAAATGAAACAAGCCAAAAAAAGCGGAAAATTCCAACAAAGTGCTTGA
- a CDS encoding outer membrane beta-barrel protein — translation MIQFFRKSFLLIIIFVFGLVSNPILAQVQNEDSVFTRWSLGFWGGMNNTFNTYSNGIGPHAGLRLRYNINPMVSLGVAGMLYRTGQSEKDYGTEIGKLEAVGSSNVAINIFSRFQFEPTSIINPYVLLGGTIHFPNLINPPANIALRGGSITGSLKVSYLDSAPILGLHTGIGTEIFLSKKVALDIGIGYQHLFGNRLAFIGFSQISSGGVPLEFDQRETGFLTINLGFSFHLGASGKQKSAEIPITIIQIPPPSINIQVSPAIAERGSEVAISWICTNADSVSLNGVFVSIEGQRVDVLNQSTSYEIVAYGKGGIVSKREEVKISEAPLPAIAFIVKPDTILLGETVSLAWNTNEAEEITLNGLTVAKSGNQINNPIRSLTFTLTASGKGGTVKKSQSVYVRSLKELTNSEKVILPFTFNLGESTLDSLEFFKLDEIANQLKEDSTIKIEISVQVDALANRRIAEKLSLERAQTIQNYLLARGILQDQVTLRIQTDRESAATLETNTGKSVQRKVEIKVLK, via the coding sequence ATGATTCAGTTCTTTAGAAAATCTTTTTTGTTGATCATCATTTTTGTCTTCGGGTTAGTTTCGAACCCGATCTTGGCTCAAGTGCAAAATGAAGATTCAGTTTTTACCCGTTGGAGCCTTGGATTTTGGGGTGGAATGAACAATACCTTTAACACCTATTCAAATGGAATTGGCCCCCACGCCGGGTTGAGATTGCGTTATAACATTAACCCAATGGTTTCACTTGGCGTTGCCGGAATGCTTTATCGTACCGGACAATCAGAAAAGGATTACGGCACTGAAATTGGAAAATTAGAAGCTGTTGGTTCAAGCAATGTTGCGATTAATATTTTTTCGAGATTTCAGTTTGAACCTACTTCCATCATAAACCCATATGTTCTCCTTGGCGGTACGATTCATTTTCCCAATTTGATTAATCCACCTGCAAATATTGCGCTTCGCGGGGGGAGCATTACAGGTTCGCTTAAAGTTTCGTATCTGGATTCAGCACCCATACTCGGGTTGCATACCGGAATTGGCACCGAAATTTTCCTTTCTAAAAAAGTTGCTCTTGACATCGGAATCGGATATCAACATCTTTTTGGAAATCGGCTGGCCTTTATTGGCTTTTCACAAATATCAAGTGGAGGAGTACCGCTTGAATTTGACCAAAGAGAGACCGGATTTTTGACGATAAATCTCGGATTCTCTTTTCATTTAGGTGCATCAGGAAAACAAAAATCTGCTGAGATTCCAATCACCATCATACAAATTCCGCCTCCATCAATAAATATTCAAGTAAGCCCTGCAATTGCAGAAAGAGGCTCGGAAGTAGCAATTTCTTGGATTTGCACGAATGCAGATAGCGTATCCTTAAATGGTGTTTTTGTTTCGATTGAAGGTCAAAGAGTTGATGTGTTAAATCAATCCACTTCCTATGAAATCGTAGCTTATGGGAAGGGTGGCATTGTTTCAAAACGAGAAGAGGTAAAAATATCTGAAGCACCTCTACCGGCAATTGCGTTTATTGTTAAACCTGACACCATTCTTCTAGGAGAGACTGTTTCATTAGCTTGGAATACAAATGAAGCTGAGGAAATCACCTTAAATGGATTAACTGTGGCAAAAAGCGGTAATCAAATAAATAATCCTATTCGAAGCCTAACTTTCACGCTCACCGCTTCAGGAAAAGGTGGAACGGTGAAAAAAAGCCAATCGGTGTATGTCCGTTCATTAAAGGAATTGACGAATTCTGAAAAAGTGATCCTGCCATTTACATTTAATCTTGGCGAATCAACGCTTGATTCGCTTGAGTTCTTTAAGTTGGATGAAATTGCAAATCAATTAAAAGAAGATTCAACAATTAAAATTGAAATCTCTGTCCAAGTTGACGCATTGGCAAATCGAAGAATAGCCGAAAAGCTTAGCCTCGAAAGAGCACAAACCATTCAGAATTATTTATTGGCGAGAGGCATCTTGCAAGATCAAGTAACACTCAGAATTCAAACTGATAGAGAATCTGCTGCAACTCTAGAAACCAATACCGGCAAATCGGTTCAACGAAAAGTAGAAATCAAAGTATTGAAGTAA
- a CDS encoding alpha/beta hydrolase-fold protein, giving the protein MKRLPISLFLLLLCTTQALTQEISIPLQGNWKFKVGINAEALQPNFNDSLWATINVPETWDTQNGFIGFNGLALYRKTVLIPNEAKGKILYLALGRIGGTDEVYWNGRKIGFTGSVKELDYFTERIYPIPDSLIRYGESNRLAVRVFTNESGGGIYQGVGKNRDVVGIYTKTALRMATREPSQKAQTNQRELIFGIIKMMDQALQKKQLQLYFDFLSDDYFNSGTNKEEQKLFAQGLAVSLQKYRLSYRDFEVYQVSDSVWIADYDTELDLDSTSLNGFYMTGHDERFFKKEGNTIREIGNQSRFFEISIRSAYMRGLVKTLIYLPPSYQKNQSWLYPVLYLLHPQNATPEVFRDARFDIIADSLTANGKMSEMVVVMPSDNGSLFTTPKDSSRSFEYFLFEELTDFISNDYRISPKKDFHAISGISWGATAAFFSALKLKSGQEYFSSVSGVMPQPNRRFTKREIDGDSAGYWDTYNSVRLALNSKSMAIKGAKYLFVSPKTDSYTKSTDALQQALLKRGASSKFIVKPGTASFDFWVNELGTVLEFHTQNFKDATKKNASKTFPKKNQ; this is encoded by the coding sequence ATGAAACGGCTACCAATTAGTTTATTTCTTCTCTTACTTTGCACTACCCAAGCATTGACCCAAGAGATTTCAATTCCGCTTCAAGGAAATTGGAAATTCAAGGTTGGAATCAATGCGGAGGCGCTGCAACCAAACTTTAATGATTCACTTTGGGCGACAATCAATGTTCCTGAAACTTGGGATACTCAAAATGGATTTATTGGATTTAATGGCCTTGCTCTATATCGAAAGACCGTTTTAATACCAAATGAAGCAAAAGGAAAGATTCTTTATTTAGCCTTGGGAAGAATTGGCGGGACCGATGAAGTGTATTGGAATGGGAGAAAGATCGGGTTTACTGGCAGCGTGAAAGAACTCGATTACTTTACCGAGCGAATTTATCCCATTCCGGATTCGCTTATCCGCTATGGGGAGTCGAATCGACTTGCAGTGCGTGTCTTTACGAATGAATCAGGTGGAGGGATTTACCAAGGTGTTGGCAAGAATCGTGATGTTGTAGGGATTTACACCAAAACGGCACTTCGAATGGCCACACGTGAACCCTCGCAAAAAGCACAAACAAATCAACGAGAATTGATTTTTGGAATAATAAAAATGATGGATCAAGCCCTTCAAAAAAAACAACTCCAACTTTATTTCGATTTCCTTTCCGATGATTATTTCAACAGTGGCACAAACAAAGAAGAACAAAAACTTTTCGCTCAGGGCCTTGCCGTGTCGTTGCAAAAGTACCGGCTCTCGTATCGCGATTTCGAAGTTTATCAGGTTTCTGACTCCGTTTGGATTGCTGACTACGACACCGAGCTCGATCTAGATAGTACTTCCCTCAATGGCTTTTATATGACCGGGCATGATGAGCGGTTCTTCAAAAAAGAAGGCAATACTATTCGCGAAATTGGAAATCAATCCCGCTTTTTTGAAATTTCCATCCGCTCAGCTTATATGCGAGGGCTAGTGAAAACTTTGATTTATTTGCCGCCTTCGTATCAAAAAAATCAATCGTGGCTTTATCCAGTACTTTATCTTCTTCATCCACAAAATGCCACCCCCGAAGTGTTTCGAGATGCTCGCTTTGATATAATTGCCGATTCATTAACTGCAAATGGAAAAATGTCAGAAATGGTGGTTGTGATGCCTTCAGATAATGGTAGTTTATTCACAACACCAAAAGATTCATCTCGCTCTTTTGAATACTTTCTATTTGAAGAACTCACCGATTTTATTTCGAACGACTACCGCATCTCTCCCAAAAAAGATTTTCATGCCATCAGCGGGATTTCGTGGGGAGCAACCGCGGCGTTTTTTTCAGCTCTTAAATTAAAAAGCGGTCAGGAGTATTTTTCATCAGTCTCCGGTGTAATGCCACAACCGAACCGCCGTTTCACAAAACGAGAGATTGATGGTGATAGTGCGGGATATTGGGATACATATAATTCTGTAAGGCTTGCCCTCAACTCAAAGTCAATGGCGATTAAAGGGGCTAAATATCTTTTCGTTTCACCTAAAACCGATTCATACACCAAATCAACAGATGCCTTGCAACAAGCACTCTTAAAGCGAGGCGCATCTTCTAAATTTATCGTGAAACCGGGCACAGCGTCATTTGATTTTTGGGTTAATGAATTGGGAACTGTTTTAGAATTTCACACCCAAAATTTCAAAGATGCAACCAAAAAAAATGCCTCGAAAACATTTCCCAAAAAGAATCAGTAA
- a CDS encoding YceI family protein — MKKLISFLSLAFFVAFASNVSAQDKWIIDASHSTIGFSVTHLMISEATGKFTKFEGSLTGKKEDFSDATVELTIDAASVNTEDPKRDGHLKGADFFDVEKFPKITFKSKEMKLVSGKNYKLTGDLTMHGVTKTVTLDVEFKGSVKNPWGMMVAAFKLTGKINRQEFGVKWSKALDNGGTVVGDEVIISGTIELTKKA, encoded by the coding sequence ATGAAAAAGTTGATTTCATTTTTATCTCTCGCTTTCTTTGTGGCATTTGCAAGCAATGTTTCAGCACAAGATAAATGGATCATTGATGCCAGCCACTCCACGATTGGCTTTTCAGTCACGCATTTAATGATTTCCGAGGCAACCGGAAAATTCACGAAGTTTGAAGGTTCTCTCACCGGAAAAAAAGAAGATTTCTCAGACGCAACCGTTGAACTCACCATTGATGCGGCAAGCGTTAATACCGAAGATCCAAAGCGTGACGGTCATTTGAAAGGTGCCGATTTTTTTGATGTTGAAAAATTCCCAAAGATTACTTTCAAAAGTAAAGAAATGAAACTTGTCTCTGGCAAGAATTATAAACTCACCGGCGATTTAACAATGCACGGGGTTACTAAAACCGTTACCCTTGATGTTGAATTCAAAGGGAGCGTAAAAAATCCTTGGGGAATGATGGTCGCTGCGTTCAAACTCACCGGCAAAATTAACCGTCAAGAATTTGGCGTCAAGTGGAGCAAAGCTTTAGACAACGGCGGCACTGTTGTTGGCGATGAAGTAATCATTTCCGGCACCATTGAATTGACAAAGAAAGCGTAA
- a CDS encoding SDR family NAD(P)-dependent oxidoreductase — protein sequence MKNITIVTGANSGIGFETAKALAKDERTLFLICRTEEKANIAAEKIKAALQGELNADILGFACDFSSQKQIRALAEKIKSKAESVSILVNNAGAIFPNRELTEDGLEKTFAVNHLGYFLLTLLLERELKQLERSRVVSVASEASRVGVLEFEDLSLEKSFSSIRAYGQSKLMNILFAFALARKWKENGVTSTVMHPGGVNTGFGEGDFGLVGSLFKLAKPFFRTPEKGAETVIWLAKSAEVEGISGKYFQDLKEIQPISMAKDIALQEKLWELSLELVKLK from the coding sequence ATGAAAAATATTACGATTGTAACCGGAGCGAATTCCGGAATTGGGTTTGAGACGGCAAAAGCACTTGCGAAAGATGAAAGAACGCTTTTCCTAATTTGCCGAACAGAAGAAAAAGCGAATATTGCCGCTGAAAAAATTAAGGCTGCGCTTCAAGGTGAATTGAACGCTGATATCCTTGGCTTTGCGTGCGATTTTTCAAGTCAGAAGCAAATTCGTGCATTGGCCGAGAAAATCAAATCCAAAGCGGAAAGTGTTTCAATTTTGGTCAATAATGCAGGCGCAATATTTCCGAATCGGGAACTAACCGAAGACGGGTTGGAAAAAACATTTGCGGTCAATCATCTTGGGTATTTTTTGCTGACCTTGCTTTTGGAAAGGGAACTTAAACAGTTAGAGAGGTCTCGCGTGGTTTCTGTTGCCTCTGAAGCTTCGCGTGTTGGAGTTTTGGAATTTGAAGATCTCTCTTTAGAAAAAAGCTTTTCTTCGATAAGAGCGTATGGCCAATCAAAACTAATGAACATTTTATTTGCCTTTGCCTTGGCTCGAAAATGGAAAGAGAATGGCGTGACTTCAACCGTCATGCACCCGGGCGGTGTCAATACAGGGTTTGGAGAGGGAGATTTTGGACTGGTGGGTTCGCTGTTTAAGTTGGCGAAACCGTTTTTTCGTACACCGGAAAAAGGCGCCGAAACAGTCATTTGGCTTGCAAAATCTGCTGAAGTTGAAGGAATTAGTGGAAAGTATTTCCAAGATTTGAAAGAAATTCAGCCAATTTCAATGGCTAAGGATATCGCATTGCAAGAGAAACTATGGGAACTCTCGTTAGAACTCGTCAAATTGAAGTAG